Genomic window (Marinobacter fonticola):
TTGCTTTACATCTCTTCCGGCGCGCTGACGCCAATCAAATCCAGACCGTTGACCAAGACCTGCTTTACCGCGAGGCACAGGGCGACGCGGGCATCCCGAAGCTCAGGCTCATCCACCAACACCTTGTGAGCGTTGTAATAGGTGTGGAACTGGCCGGCCAAATCCCGCAGGTAATGCGTCAGGTGGTGCGGTTCGCGCTGGACGGCAGCGCTGGCGATCAGCTCTGGGTACTGGGCCAGGCGATTCGCCAGGTCCCGCTCCTCTTCAAGCTCCAGGCCGTCCAGCTTGTGGGCAAAACGTTTGGTCTCGACCTTAACGCCCAGTCCGTCCAGTTTGCGCAACATGCTGCTAATTCGGGCATGGGCGTATTGCACATAGTAGACGGGGTTTTCATTGGATTGGGAGCGAGCCAGGTCAATGTCGAAGGTCAGTTGCGAATCGACCCGGCGCGCAGCCAGGAAGAAACGAGTGGCGTCACGGCCCACTTCGTCGATCAGATCGCGCAGGGTGACGTAGCTGCCGGCGCGCTTGGACAGTTTTACCTCGACGCCAGAACGTGTCACCAGCACCATCTGATGCAGAACGTAATCCGGCCAGCCCTCGGGGATGCCTGCACTCAACGCCTGGAGTCCGGCCCGGACGCGGGTGACCGTAGAATGGTGGTCGGCACCTTGTTCGTTAATGACGGTGGTAAAGCCACGCTGCCATTTGTCCAGGTGGTAGGCCACATCCGGCAGGAAATAGGTGTAGCCACCGTCGGATTTACGCATCACCCGGTCTTTGTCGTCGCCGAATTCCGTCGTACGCAACCACAAAGCGTCATCCTTTTCGTAGGTATAGCCATTCTCGCTCAGCTTCTCGACCGCCTCGGCTACTTTGCCGTCGTTGTACAGCGAGGATTCGAGGAAATAGACGTCGAATTCGACGCCGAAGGCTTTCAGGTCGAGATCCTGTTCGCGCCGCAGGTACGCCACGGCGAACGCCTTGATGGCATCTAAATCATCGGCATCGCCTTTGGCGGTCACTTCCCGGTCGTCGGCGGACACGGTTTCTTTGGCCAGATAAGCCTTGGCGACATCGGTAATATAGTCGCCGCGGTAGCCATCCTTCGGCCAGCCGGCATCTTCCGGCGTCATGCCTTTGGTACGGGCCTGAACCGACAAAGCCAAGTTGTCGATCTGGGCGCCGGCATCGTTGTAGTAGAACTCGCGGGTCACGCGGTAGCCGTTGGCTTCCAGTAACCGGGCCAGGCAGTCACCGATTGCAGCCCCCCGGCCGTGACCGACGTGGAGAGGGCCGGTGGGATTGGCGGAAACGAATTCGATCTGGACGGACTCGTCCTTGCCCGAATCGTTGCGGCCGAAGGTTTCTCCGGCTTCGATAATGGTGCGGACGATATCGAAGCTGCTGGCGTCGCTCATGAAAAAGTTGATGAATCCGGGCCCGGCGATCTCCACCTTGGCGACGCTTTCATTTTTTGGCAGCTTGTCGATGATCGTCTCGGCCAGCTGTCGCGGTGGTTTTCCGGCTACTTTCGCGGTGGCTAAGGCGATGTTCGTTGCAAAGTCGCCGTGGGCCTTGTCGCGTGTATTGTCCACATTGGGCGTGAAGGTCTGGTCAGACGGCAGAACGCCATCAGCCTGGAGCGCCGCAATAGCGGCTTCAAGTAGCTGGATTACCGTGTCTTTCATACTGGCAGATGACTCAGTCGGATCGGAGCATGGATAGGGGCCGCGGCCCCCGCTATCGGGGACGGCGTATTATCGCGGAAAAATGGGCTTTTAATCAAAGAAGCCAGACAGTTTTGCCGGGCTTCCTCAATTTCTCTGACTTAAATTTCTAAAATTGCTGCAGCTATTTCTTCCTTCGTGTACGCACAGCTGCTGTAACGGTGGCTGAAGCCAAGCCATCGCTGTGATTTGCGTATATGCAGGTGTTGAGCTTTTCTAAATGCCAGGCGCCCCGATAGTGCCTTTGACTTTGCGGTTTATAGTGCTCAGATCATAGCATAACGTGAAAAAACGCTAATCTTGAACGGTATGATTTATGCAAAAGTTTGTAACCGTTCTCATCCCGTTTCCAGCGGATCTACGTCGATCTGCCATTTCAGGGAGGCGGGCTTTTTGCGGTCGTCGAGGTGTAGGCAAAGCGCAGACAAATGGCGCTGCAGAGGGCCTTTTTGATCGCTGACCAGGACGAGTTGAGCGCGGTGGCGGTCGGCGCGTCGGGCGATGACCGCCGGTAGCGGGCCCCAGATTTCAAGATCTTGGCCTTGCAGGCGGCTTTTCGCTTCATCGAGAAAGGCGAGACTTTCCTCCATAGTAGCGGCTTCGGCTCGTAATAAAGCCATCGCACGAAAAGGGGGGAGTTGGACGGCGCGCCGTTCGCTCAGAATGTGTTCGGCCATAGCCAGGTAGTCGCCGGTGCAGAGCTGGTTTAAAAGGGGATGGTCGCTGTGGCAGGTCTGGATGAGTACGGCGCCAGGAATGCGCCCGCGGCCAGCCCTGCCGCTAACCTGAAGTAGGGTCTGGATCAGCTGTTCCGGCGCTCGGAAATCGACGCTGAACAACCCGCCATCAGCGTTGACGACGACCACCAGGGATACGTTGGGGAAGTCGTGACCTTTGGCTAGCATTTGGGTACCGACGAGGATGCAGGGCGCGCCGCTATTGACCGTGTTCAGGATGCGATCGATGCTGCCGCGTGTTCGGGTGCTATCCCTGTCGACTCGTATAACGGGCGTTTCGGGGAACGTGGCCTGGAGAACGTCTTCGGTCCTTTCGGTGCCCTGGCCGACCGGGCTGTAGGCCTCGCTTGCACACTCCGGACAGGTGACCGGCGCTGCGGTCTGATAGTCGCAGTGATGGCAGCGTAGGGCCCGGTCGCGCCGGTGGTAGGTCAGGCGTGAGTCGCAGCGCGGGCATTCGCTGATATGGCCGCAGTCGAAACACATCATTACCGGCGCGAAGCCCCGGCGATTGACAAAAACCAGCACCTGCTCCTTACGGTTTATGCGTTCGCGAATGGCCTGAATTGTGCGATTCGATAGACCGCCTTCGAGTGGGCGGCTGCGGATATCCTGCAGTCGAAGCGCCGGAGGGCGAGCGTCGCCCACGCGCTCTTCCAGTCGAACCAGCGTGTACTTACCGGAGGTTGTGTTTTGGTACGACTCGATCGACGGTGTGGCAGAGCCGAGCAGCACCGGGCATTGGTTGAGGTGGGCGCGGTAGACGGCAAGGTCGCGTCCGGAATAGCGAAATCCTTCGCCTTGCTTGAACGACGTATCGTGCTCCTCGTCGACGACGATCGCTCCCAGCGCAGTGAACGGCAGAGTGACTGCGGAGCGTGTGCCGATAACGATGACGGGATCGCCACGACGGATCCGGAGCCAGGTCTGTAGGCGTTCGCTATCGTTGAGGGCCGAGTGCCAGACGCGAATGCGGTCACCAAAGTAACGGGTGAACCGGCTCACAGTCTGGGGTGTAAGGTTGATTTCCGGTACCAAAACCAACGCTTGTTGGTCAGGTTCCAGGTAGCGCTCAAGATAGTGGAGGTAGATTTCGGTCTTACCGCTACCGGTGATGCCGTAGAGAAGGGCTGCACTAAAGCCTTTTGCGGGCGAGGGAAGTTCGCTGAAGGCTATATTCTGGGCTGGAGTCAGCGGTGGTAGTTTCTCCACTGGCGCTGCGGCTTGGGCTTTTTGTGCCGTTTTTTCGATGAGCTGCCGCCGTTCCAAATTGCGAATCTGATCGAGTGAGTAACCTGCGGCCTGAATAGTGCTTTGACTCGTAGGTTCCGGTTGTGCTCTGAGCCAGCTAAGCAATGCCTTTTGGCGGTGGGCCTGGGCCGGAAGGTCGTCATCCGTTGACGCCCGACGCGCCTGCCAGGCAGGCTCTTCCGTGGCTTCAGCGGGCCGGCCCCGGCGCAGCGCCGGCGGCAGGCTCATAAAAAGACACTCACCCAACGGGTGCTGATAATAGGCAGCGGCCCACTGCATCAGTTGACGGGTTTCCGGGGGCAGAGCCGGCCAGGGTTCGAGGGCTTCGGTGATCTGGCGCAATGTGATGTTGGCAGGAGGCTCGACGCCGGTCTCGACAACCAGGCCTACCAGTGACTGGCGGCCAAAGGGCACACGTACCCGTTGCCCGGGTTCCAGTTCCACACCTGGCGGGATCTGGTAGTCGAATAGTCTGCGCAAAGGGCGGGACAGCGCAATACGTGCCGTCTGAATCACAAAGGCTCCGCTACGAGAAGAAAGGCGCAGTATAGGGGAAGATCACGATCCCCTCATCTATTGCGATCAAGCCGGTTTCTGATATGATTGCCGCCCTGATTTCGGCGGTATTGTTCGTTTTTTGCTCGCCGGATTTTTTCAATATGCGGTGCCTGGCAGCAGATCAGGTGGCGGCATGGCCAGAGAGGTTTCCCTCATGAGAGAAGGTATCCACCCCAAGTACGAAGACATTACTGCAACCTGCAGCTGCGGTAACGTCATCCAGACCCGTTCGACCCTCGGTCGCGACATGCAGCTCGACGTGTGCTCGCAGTGTCACCCGTTCTACACCGGCAAGCAGAAGGTGATGGACACCGCGGGACGTATCGACCGGTTCCAGAAGCGTTTCGGCGGCCGTATCAAGAAAGGCAGCTGATAGACTGTATTCGGCTGGCAGACAGTGCTGGCGAGAGCGGCAAGATGTTGCTGGCAGGATTAGCAGAAAAGGCGCCTTACGAGGCGCCTTTTCTGTTTCTGGCAAACAGTCGGAATTTGGCGGTAAAGCTGGTTAGTATTTGCGCAGCGGCCCTTGTTTGGGTTGGGTAGTCACGCCATAATGTCGCGCTCCCGTCAGCCTTGGCGGGACAATAAAGTGAGAGCAGTGTCGGAGGCTGTGCAGCGACGCATGGACGTCCTCTCAAATCATCCGAAAAACAGGATGGGAGGTCTCCGGCCAGTACAACGAATCTCCACCCTATTAACGTGACAAACGGAACAGTGGCAATGTCTCAAGATCTGAAAGCAGCGGCCCTCGATTATCACGCCAACCCGCGCCCCGGTAAGCTGAGCGTTGAAATCACCAAGCCGACCCAGACCTCCCGCGATCTTTCCCTGGCTTACAGCCCAGGTGTAGCGGAGCCGGTTCGCGAGATCGCAAAAGACCCCGAGAATGCATACAAGTACACCGCCAAAGGGAACCTGGTGGCTGTCATTTCCGATGGTACCGCTATTCTCGGTCTGGGTAATCTGGGCCCGCTGGCCAGTAAGCCGGTAATGGAAGGTAAAGGCGTTCTGTTCAAGCGTTTCGCCGGTATCGATGTTTTCGATATCGAGGTCAATTCCGAGAGTCCCCAGGCATTCATCGAGACTGTGGCGCGCATCGCGGACACGTTTGGTGGTATCAACCTGGAGGACATCAAGGCGCCGGAATGCTTTGAGATTGAGCGCGCCCTGAAAGAACAGTGCAACATTCCTATTTTCCATGACGACCAGCATGGCACGGCGATCGTAACGGCCGCCGGTATGCTGAATGCGTTGGAGCTTCAGGGTAAAACGCCGGAAGAAGCCAAGGTGGTATGCCTCGGTGCCGGTGCAGCGGCGATTGCCTGCATGAAGCTGTTGATCAGCTGTGGCATCAAGTCTGAAAACATCTACATGCTCGACCGCAAAGGCGTTATTCACGCCGGTCGCGACGATTTGAACCAGTATAAGGCCATGTTCGCCAACGAGACGGACAAGCGTACTCTCGACGATGCGATCGATGGCGCCGATGTATTCCTGGGGCTATCCGGTCCTGATCTGCTGACCGCCGATCAGCTCAAGAAAATGGCGGCGAATCCAATCGTTTTTGCCTGTTCGAACCCGGATCCTGAAATTAGCCCCGAAGTCGCTTTGGCGGCTCGCGATGACCTGATCATGGCAACGGGGCGCTCGGATTATCCGAACCAGGTCAATAACGTGCTGGGCTTCCCGTTCATCTTCCGTGGAGCACTGGATGTCCGTGCCACCGCTATCAACGAAGAGATGAAAGTGGCTGCGGTTCTCGCGATCCGTGCCCTGGCCAAAGAGCCGGTGCCCAAGGAGATCTGCGAAGCCTACGGCGTGGAAAGTTTTGAGTTCGGCAAGAACTACATTATTCCCAAGCCGATGGATGTGCGTCTGCTCGAGTTCGTTCCGGCGGCGGTGGCCAAGGCTGCTGTCGATTCTGGGGTGGCTCGCCATGCCTACCCGGCGCATTATCCGCTGAAGTCGCTCGACGACATCAAGTAAGGCCTGCCAATCGACAAAGAACCCGCCAATCGGCGGGTTCTTTGTTTCTGCTGTCAT
Coding sequences:
- the rpmE gene encoding 50S ribosomal protein L31; the protein is MREGIHPKYEDITATCSCGNVIQTRSTLGRDMQLDVCSQCHPFYTGKQKVMDTAGRIDRFQKRFGGRIKKGS
- a CDS encoding primosomal protein N', whose protein sequence is MIQTARIALSRPLRRLFDYQIPPGVELEPGQRVRVPFGRQSLVGLVVETGVEPPANITLRQITEALEPWPALPPETRQLMQWAAAYYQHPLGECLFMSLPPALRRGRPAEATEEPAWQARRASTDDDLPAQAHRQKALLSWLRAQPEPTSQSTIQAAGYSLDQIRNLERRQLIEKTAQKAQAAAPVEKLPPLTPAQNIAFSELPSPAKGFSAALLYGITGSGKTEIYLHYLERYLEPDQQALVLVPEINLTPQTVSRFTRYFGDRIRVWHSALNDSERLQTWLRIRRGDPVIVIGTRSAVTLPFTALGAIVVDEEHDTSFKQGEGFRYSGRDLAVYRAHLNQCPVLLGSATPSIESYQNTTSGKYTLVRLEERVGDARPPALRLQDIRSRPLEGGLSNRTIQAIRERINRKEQVLVFVNRRGFAPVMMCFDCGHISECPRCDSRLTYHRRDRALRCHHCDYQTAAPVTCPECASEAYSPVGQGTERTEDVLQATFPETPVIRVDRDSTRTRGSIDRILNTVNSGAPCILVGTQMLAKGHDFPNVSLVVVVNADGGLFSVDFRAPEQLIQTLLQVSGRAGRGRIPGAVLIQTCHSDHPLLNQLCTGDYLAMAEHILSERRAVQLPPFRAMALLRAEAATMEESLAFLDEAKSRLQGQDLEIWGPLPAVIARRADRHRAQLVLVSDQKGPLQRHLSALCLHLDDRKKPASLKWQIDVDPLETG
- a CDS encoding malic enzyme-like NAD(P)-binding protein — its product is MSQDLKAAALDYHANPRPGKLSVEITKPTQTSRDLSLAYSPGVAEPVREIAKDPENAYKYTAKGNLVAVISDGTAILGLGNLGPLASKPVMEGKGVLFKRFAGIDVFDIEVNSESPQAFIETVARIADTFGGINLEDIKAPECFEIERALKEQCNIPIFHDDQHGTAIVTAAGMLNALELQGKTPEEAKVVCLGAGAAAIACMKLLISCGIKSENIYMLDRKGVIHAGRDDLNQYKAMFANETDKRTLDDAIDGADVFLGLSGPDLLTADQLKKMAANPIVFACSNPDPEISPEVALAARDDLIMATGRSDYPNQVNNVLGFPFIFRGALDVRATAINEEMKVAAVLAIRALAKEPVPKEICEAYGVESFEFGKNYIIPKPMDVRLLEFVPAAVAKAAVDSGVARHAYPAHYPLKSLDDIK
- the argS gene encoding arginine--tRNA ligase — translated: MKDTVIQLLEAAIAALQADGVLPSDQTFTPNVDNTRDKAHGDFATNIALATAKVAGKPPRQLAETIIDKLPKNESVAKVEIAGPGFINFFMSDASSFDIVRTIIEAGETFGRNDSGKDESVQIEFVSANPTGPLHVGHGRGAAIGDCLARLLEANGYRVTREFYYNDAGAQIDNLALSVQARTKGMTPEDAGWPKDGYRGDYITDVAKAYLAKETVSADDREVTAKGDADDLDAIKAFAVAYLRREQDLDLKAFGVEFDVYFLESSLYNDGKVAEAVEKLSENGYTYEKDDALWLRTTEFGDDKDRVMRKSDGGYTYFLPDVAYHLDKWQRGFTTVINEQGADHHSTVTRVRAGLQALSAGIPEGWPDYVLHQMVLVTRSGVEVKLSKRAGSYVTLRDLIDEVGRDATRFFLAARRVDSQLTFDIDLARSQSNENPVYYVQYAHARISSMLRKLDGLGVKVETKRFAHKLDGLELEEERDLANRLAQYPELIASAAVQREPHHLTHYLRDLAGQFHTYYNAHKVLVDEPELRDARVALCLAVKQVLVNGLDLIGVSAPEEM